The proteins below are encoded in one region of Hordeum vulgare subsp. vulgare chromosome 3H, MorexV3_pseudomolecules_assembly, whole genome shotgun sequence:
- the LOC123439118 gene encoding uncharacterized protein LOC123439118, giving the protein MDGTSRLYLHRYLTNRAWQGRDAPSLQPHHAHRCYSGAASTHPPTHPPSPKKKIPTGEAAAGERLTMPSSPRAAVMLVAGAWMWLLLLSADGARADGGNGTVCLCTGPQCVPPCPVPGTPPTVTSPTQFPFCPQRPPAIGPFPWEQQPSSTPTPRSGFPQDAGFLAAAATARPTRTAPWLAVAAVCSAFLLLLQQ; this is encoded by the coding sequence aTGGACGGGACGTCACGTCTCTATCTCCACCGCTACTTAACCAATCGGGCGTGGCAGGGTAGGGACGCCCCCAGCCTCCAGCCGCACCACGCTCATCGCTGCTACAGCGGTGCCGCctccacccacccacccacccacccaccgtCACCCAAAAAGAAGATTCCGACCGGGGAAGCGGCGGCCGGCGAGCGGCTGACGATGCCGTCGTCTCCGCGGGCGGCGGTCATGCTCGTCGCGGGCGCGTGGATGTGGTTGTTGCTGCTGTCGGCGGACGGCGCGCGGGCGGACGGTGGCAACGGCACGGTGTGCCTGTGCACGGGCCCGCAGTGCGTGCCGCCGTGCCCCGTCCCGGGCACGCCGCCGACGGTGACGTCGCCGACGCAGTTCCCCTTCTGCCCGCAGAGGCCGCCGGCGATCGGGCCCTTCCCCTGGGAGCAGCAGCCGTCGTCGACGCCGACGCCGAGGTCGGGGTTCCCCCAGGACGCGGGGTTCCTCGCGGCGGCAGCGACGGCGAGACCCACTAGAACGGCCCCATGGCTGGCTGTGGCCGCCGTGTGCTCTGCTTTCTTGCTGCTCCTGCAGCAGTGA
- the LOC123439119 gene encoding leucine-rich repeat extensin-like protein 3 translates to MARWTVEPCGLLLLAALVMVAVADDGGEKCTGGCGNPCGIPCTYSSPPPPEPVLPPPVYYPPPAPVYSPPPPEAVYPPPTPTADCPPPPTEPSPGYTPAPYTPTPSGGGYNPAPSGGGYNPTPSGWFTPPNMPSYLTPPGPLYPQDPGFRPNAAPGIPAAWRAAAIAAVAVAGALAL, encoded by the coding sequence ATGGCGAGGTGGACGGTGGAGCCGtgcgggctgctgctgctggcgGCGCTGGTGATGGTTGCGGTGGCGGACGACGGCGGCGAGAAGTGCACGGGCGGGTGCGGGAACCCGTGCGGCATCCCGTGCACATACTCCagcccgccgccgccggagcccgTGCTGCCCCCGCCCGTCTACTACCCGCCGCCGGCGCCCGTGTACTCCCCGCCCCCGCCCGAGGCCGTCTACCCGCCGCCCACGCCCACGGCCGACTGCCCCCCGCCTCCCACCGAGCCGTCGCCGGGGTACACGCCCGCGCCATACACCCCGACGCCGTCCGGGGGTGGGTACAACCCGGCGCCGTCCGGGGGCGGGTACAACCCGACGCCGTCCGGGTGGTTCACGCCGCCCAACATGCCGTCCTACCTCACCCCGCCGGGGCCGCTCTACCCGCAGGACCCCGGCTTCCGGCCCAACGCCGCGCCGGGCATCCCGGCGGCGTGGCGCGCGGCCGCGATCGCGGCCGTGGCGGTCGCCGGAGCACTGGCCTTGTGA